The segment TGGAGCAACGCGGTCCTGGTCCTATGAATATAGGTCCTTTGTTGATTGGTTAGGTGGAGTTAGAAAAGTGGACTTCACGTGATATAACTGCTAGGGTCGTAACACTTCCGTCGAATTTTCTATCAACCCAGGAAAATACACACAAGAAAGGACTAGCCCTCTGCATACTCCGCTACATGTAATCCGTTATTTTATCTGGCTTCGTCCCTGAATTGATGCCTATGGCTCATTTCGTTGTGGCTTCACCCTCGAAAATGAAAGAGCTGGATCCCCGCAGCAGATCTGCATATTCTTCATACATAGGCTTCAGACCAGTTTCCAATGTCTCTTTAAAGAAATCTTCAAAGGAGATTCCTTCCATGTCGGGGTATAGGTCCTTGCTGACCTGGTAACCTAGATAGCGGGCGTATTCGGGTGTATTTTCTCCCATAATGTCATATGACTTTTGGTAGGTGAACTGGTAGTAATCCATCATCTTGTAGGGATCGTCCCTGGTTCTGGCAATACCATCGTCAATCTCGTCGGCGGTGCGCTACGAGGTGGAGAGTCAGtatataggttattataaaGACTGTGATAATAATACGGAAACATACATATTTCCTTTCTATTTTCTCGCCGCTGATTCTCTCAACTGTATCATACAGCTCGTGCTGAGTGCGGAGGTCAGTATAGGCGAAAACCTTCTGGTTAAGCGTCCTAGGGTCAGTGATGATACGAGCAACATATACGCCGACATCGCGGGAATCGGTCCTGGCACAAGGTATGTCACCGCTGCCTCCGATGGCACTATTATACAGAAAAAGGTTGCGATCAATGCGTCCGGAGGGCAGGCGGGGAAGGCTGATCTGGTACCACCAACCGACGTCGATGACGGTATAAGGAAGATGTAGTCTCTGAATATGATCCAGGGTGGTCTCCTTCTACAGACCCAGACGATATGTCAGTCCTCTAATTTTGAAGCAGAACATTTCTGTGGCACCACTTACAGTATCTCGCAGCGTTTGGATACCCCTAGGCATCACTGTTGCATAGAAGCATGGAACATAGCGTTTTACACctgccttcttggctgcgTTGGCAAGAATAGCTTCATCAATCAGGCAACAAATAATAAGGACATCGATGCCTTTGAGCTGAGCTGCGAGATGGTCCTCGGGGTCATCAAGGCTGAATGACACAATGCTGACGCCCTTACTCTGTAACTCGATGaccttgggcttcttgagtgAGGAAGGTCGGACAAGGGCGGCAATATCCTGCTTCCATCGTGAGGCTTAGAATACCTCACAAGATCTGATGGAGACTTACGAATCTTGTTTTGGTTGATGCAAGTAGGCCATTAACAATGGATGTGCCGTTTTGGCCTGTGGCCCCAAGGATTGCCACCTTCATGTTGGGACGGTTGATGAAGGGTGAGGAATATGCTTTTAAGAATATCTGGGAAGAAAGCTGTGTACCTTACGTTTGCTAGAGGACATGCAATTCTTTTATGCTTGAGATATTCGAACGGCCCCGCTTACATTCCCACATTGATCACTCCAGTTCTACATCGTAACCGCTGAAAGATTTCAAATTCTTTAAGCAGGTGCTGGAGACAGACAGACTAGACCCACTGAAACCACACTAGCTCATGGCTTTCCGCTCGGGAATTCTTCCGCGCGGGGTTTTCCGAGCGGGTTTTATAAAGTGGGAGACTTTGCGTTTTAGgttttccttcttttcccaccaacaccaaccattTCCCAGCAATAAGACGTGGATATTACGTTTAATCAGACGAGCACGAGATTGTTGGAATGAAGCCCTCAACATGCTGGACGTGCCGCCTGCGCCACAAAAAATGCGACGAGTCGCTGCCAATTTGTGGCGCTTGCGCAGCGCTAGAGATTGATTGCCACTATTCCCCCCGAAAGCCCCAGTGGATGGAGTCTAAGAAGCGTCGGCTTGAAGCCATGACACAGCTAAAGGCGCAAGTCAAGAGAAGCGCAAAACGACGGCGCAGAATCGCTCAAATGAGGACCATCGCCAATGGAATCGATGCCAGCCCAGACTTTGGTACACTTGAGCAATGTTCTGATACTTTCCAGGATCCTCTGTCCCAAGAGACTCATTGCCCATCGGTCACGCCGTCATCGAAACCAATCACCCCACCAACAATAACGCCGACCAAGAATGGGGCAGCCTTCGTTTCAGTGTATATGGACTACATTTTCCCCATTCTTTATCCCTTTTACCGACCATACATCACTCAAGGCGGACGCATCTGGTTACTATCCCTGGCGATGAAGAATACCGGGTTCATGAGCAGTATCAAGAGCATCTCTGCACTCATCCTGCGGCTTATTCCTGCTCATGTTGGCCCGGGACAGGAGGCTTGTGCCTCAAAAACGTGGGACGAAATTCATACGCAGGCCAGCGTCGCCCTGGCAAGTATGCAACGCGACTTACAGCACCTTCACGAACGCGGCATAGGGAACTGTCTCTCGAGCAGCGTGCACTTGCTGGCAAATATGATGCAGCAACTTAGTTTTGAACTTGCAATTATGCCGTCAGGAAACTGGCAGGCGCATTTAGATGCGGCCACGAACCTGTTTGAGCAAATTCTCGAGCATCATGGTAAGGCTGGCCCGTCTCCGCAAGTATCCGCCGTACTCAGTAACTTATCTCACCCTTCTTGGCCGGGTGCGGCTGATGCCTTAAATACCGAACAGGGGGCATTCCGCTTCTTCTCTAGTATCTTACTGGTTGCCGATATCATCTCCAGCACGGTGCTTGACCAACCTGCCAAGCTACTTGAGTATCATTCTGAGCTCCGACGCAGCGACTCGCGCCAGAAGCCTAATGCTGACCTAGAAGAGGTAACCGGATGTCAGACCTGGGTTCTACTGGCTATAAGCGACATTTCATCGCTTTCGCGATGGAAAAAAGATCAGATGATAAGTGGCAAGCTGTCAAAGGATGAGCTCATTTATCAAGCGACTTCACTCGACAGAATTCTCAACAATGGTCTTGATAAGCTAGGGCAATATGACAATACAGAGCACATATCCCAACAT is part of the Fusarium oxysporum Fo47 chromosome VII, complete sequence genome and harbors:
- a CDS encoding fungal-specific transcription factor domain-containing protein, which translates into the protein MKPSTCWTCRLRHKKCDESLPICGACAALEIDCHYSPRKPQWMESKKRRLEAMTQLKAQVKRSAKRRRRIAQMRTIANGIDASPDFGTLEQCSDTFQDPLSQETHCPSVTPSSKPITPPTITPTKNGAAFVSVYMDYIFPILYPFYRPYITQGGRIWLLSLAMKNTGFMSSIKSISALILRLIPAHVGPGQEACASKTWDEIHTQASVALASMQRDLQHLHERGIGNCLSSSVHLLANMMQQLSFELAIMPSGNWQAHLDAATNLFEQILEHHGKAGPSPQVSAVLSNLSHPSWPGAADALNTEQGAFRFFSSILLVADIISSTVLDQPAKLLEYHSELRRSDSRQKPNADLEEVTGCQTWVLLAISDISSLSRWKKDQMISGKLSKDELIYQATSLDRILNNGLDKLGQYDNTEHISQHIRPLESLLNQSGSPYGYSYSPPEAKLPLTRIWIHAARTYLLSVKLVSSTETSELEISVEQTIQSFGAITSSPWLRWLAWPLCVAGIYASKEQRPAICQIMALVRGFNAFGTIQAAFDIIEKTWQKRDAGEACLDLSACLSSLGYKALLV